A genome region from Paenibacillus sp. J23TS9 includes the following:
- a CDS encoding carbohydrate ABC transporter permease: MSTTAVKKQRKYRVGKMTVLDYILMVVLIILSLMILIPFWNVIMISFSSQKEYADNPMMLFPKHPTLDAYKALFQDGRILTGFWNTIKVLVVGLPLSLFLTSTMAYGLSRNKFPGKKLIFFLVLFTMIFNGGIVPLYLVMKSLHLTGSLWSVILVGSFSAFNMILMMNYFQGLPESLMESARLDGAGEWKILFSIVLPLAAPIMATITLFYGVAFWNGWYDAMIFLRKAEMLPLQNVLRTIIVESSTNVSNASSVDAIGKTGFSTGMKMASVFVSMIPIMCFFPMLQKHFAKGVLTGAIKT; the protein is encoded by the coding sequence ATGAGTACCACAGCAGTAAAAAAACAGCGTAAATACCGCGTAGGTAAAATGACTGTCCTGGATTATATCCTGATGGTTGTGCTGATTATTTTATCCTTAATGATTCTGATTCCGTTCTGGAACGTTATTATGATTTCATTTTCCTCGCAAAAGGAATACGCAGATAATCCAATGATGCTGTTTCCGAAACATCCGACACTCGATGCATACAAAGCACTGTTTCAGGATGGAAGGATTCTTACAGGCTTTTGGAATACGATCAAGGTTCTGGTCGTTGGACTGCCGCTCAGCTTGTTCCTGACCAGTACGATGGCTTATGGTCTGAGCCGCAACAAATTTCCGGGCAAAAAGCTCATCTTTTTCCTGGTTTTGTTCACGATGATATTCAACGGCGGTATCGTACCGCTCTACTTGGTTATGAAGTCGCTGCATTTGACCGGCTCACTGTGGTCCGTCATTTTGGTAGGCAGCTTCAGTGCTTTTAATATGATTCTGATGATGAATTACTTCCAGGGTCTGCCGGAATCGCTAATGGAATCCGCAAGACTGGACGGGGCTGGGGAATGGAAAATTCTCTTCTCCATCGTTCTTCCGCTGGCTGCGCCGATCATGGCTACAATAACGCTGTTCTACGGCGTTGCGTTCTGGAATGGATGGTATGATGCCATGATATTCCTCCGAAAGGCGGAAATGCTGCCGCTGCAAAACGTGCTGAGGACGATCATTGTCGAATCATCAACCAACGTGTCCAACGCATCGAGTGTGGATGCAATCGGTAAGACAGGCTTCTCGACGGGAATGAAAATGGCTTCGGTCTTCGTTTCGATGATACCGATCATGTGTTTCTTCCCAATGCTGCAAAAGCACTTCGCTAAAGGGGTGTTAACAGGGGCTATCAAGACCTGA
- a CDS encoding extracellular solute-binding protein, translated as MKTNRKMPLKPLLAIAMSLVLMTATACSKQDASGGNEKDADGKYKDKLKISVAQTTEVKDGQLNNEFHKFWMDKFNVEWDYNYIQWDSWAEKLRLWVNSGDLPDVASWNYVHGDFMNYVDQGLLYKFPDDWKERWPNIAAAYKLTGLGDKLEELTGGTYILPKPVYYQNKPADPLVNQIGVIALRKDWAKAVGFELKDEYTTSELMKYAELIKEKDPGKLGSKLIPISYNADDALTNIIMANSEHSRVESAFYKGEDGKFHWGPADPETLTGLKLMQKAYKEGLLNPEFYTWKNNEGGDNFKVKGVAGITSLGGLASYRQDMDKAMKKNLNVNSDDLVHTAIVVGDDGKYRNLEQPNFWSSLIFSPNISKEKFERIMDLIEYSTGEEGQLLLNMGFEGKDWKYDDKKELVSLLPEGTSLEDKYPSRFEGLYVLGDDFSIVNPAIKKEYRDTAVKHFQDKAKLGSEGGKLAEYDWDVQLYDSKAKSQASFEYQNEYANLILQSGDLEANWKKWVQSKQSLVQPVLDELNNQKK; from the coding sequence ATGAAAACGAACAGAAAGATGCCTTTAAAACCGCTTTTGGCTATCGCAATGTCATTAGTTTTGATGACGGCAACTGCATGTTCCAAGCAGGACGCATCTGGTGGCAATGAGAAAGACGCAGACGGGAAATACAAGGACAAACTCAAAATTTCCGTCGCGCAAACGACCGAGGTGAAGGACGGTCAATTAAACAACGAGTTCCACAAGTTCTGGATGGACAAATTCAACGTCGAATGGGACTACAACTATATCCAGTGGGATTCCTGGGCTGAGAAGCTTCGCCTGTGGGTCAACTCCGGCGATCTGCCGGACGTAGCGAGCTGGAACTATGTGCATGGCGATTTCATGAACTACGTGGACCAAGGACTCTTGTATAAATTCCCGGATGACTGGAAGGAACGCTGGCCGAACATCGCCGCAGCTTACAAGCTGACTGGCCTCGGGGACAAGCTGGAAGAACTGACGGGCGGCACCTATATCTTGCCGAAACCGGTGTATTACCAGAACAAACCTGCAGATCCGCTGGTCAACCAAATCGGCGTTATCGCACTGCGCAAAGACTGGGCGAAAGCGGTTGGATTTGAGCTCAAGGATGAATACACCACAAGCGAATTGATGAAATACGCTGAGCTGATCAAAGAAAAAGACCCTGGTAAGCTCGGTTCGAAGCTCATTCCGATCTCTTATAACGCGGATGATGCTCTGACAAATATCATCATGGCTAATAGTGAGCACTCCCGTGTGGAATCTGCATTCTACAAAGGTGAGGACGGCAAATTCCACTGGGGTCCTGCAGACCCTGAGACCCTTACCGGTCTGAAATTGATGCAAAAGGCTTACAAAGAAGGTCTCTTGAATCCTGAATTCTATACATGGAAAAACAATGAAGGCGGCGACAACTTCAAAGTTAAAGGCGTAGCCGGAATCACCAGTCTTGGCGGTCTGGCATCGTACAGACAAGACATGGATAAAGCGATGAAGAAGAATCTGAATGTAAACAGCGATGACCTCGTTCATACAGCTATTGTTGTAGGCGACGATGGTAAATACCGCAACCTGGAGCAGCCGAACTTCTGGTCTTCTCTGATCTTCTCGCCGAACATCAGCAAAGAGAAATTCGAACGGATCATGGATCTGATCGAGTACTCGACAGGCGAAGAGGGACAATTGCTGCTGAATATGGGCTTTGAAGGCAAGGACTGGAAATATGATGATAAAAAAGAGCTTGTAAGTCTGCTGCCGGAAGGAACATCTCTGGAAGATAAATATCCATCGCGTTTTGAAGGACTTTACGTCCTCGGAGACGATTTCAGTATCGTCAACCCGGCCATTAAGAAAGAATACCGTGATACTGCAGTGAAGCATTTCCAAGATAAAGCGAAGCTTGGAAGTGAAGGCGGCAAACTTGCTGAGTATGATTGGGATGTCCAATTGTACGATTCCAAAGCCAAAAGCCAGGCATCATTTGAATACCAAAATGAATATGCCAACCTGATTCTGCAAAGCGGGGATCTGGAAGCTAATTGGAAGAAATGGGTACAAAGCAAACAATCGCTTGTTCAGCCGGTTCTGGATGAACTGAACAATCAGAAAAAGTAG